The sequence tatggtgatagtagaacctcctctcccctaggtgtagaggatgccccctgtctatggtgatcgtagaacctcctctcctctaggtgtagaggatgccccctgtctatggttatggtagaaccacctctcctctaggtgtagaggatgccccctgtctatggtgatggtagaaccgcctctcctctaggtgtagaggatgtccactgtctatggtgatggtagaacctcctcttctctagttgtagaggatgtcccctgtctatggtgatggtagaacctcctctcctctaggtgtagaggatgcctcctgtctatggtgatggtagaacctcctctcctctaggtgtagaggatgccccctgtctatggtgatggtagagcctcctctcctctaggtgtagaggatgccccctgtctatggtgatagtaaaacctcctctcctctaggtgtagaggatgccccctgtctatggtgatggtagaacctcctctcctctaggtgtagaggatgcctcctgtctatggtgatggtagaacctcctctcctctaggtgtagaggatgccccttttctatggtgatggtagaacctcctctcctctaggtgtagaggatgccccctgtctatggtgatgatagaacctcctctcctctaggtgtagaggatgccccctgtctatggtgatggtagaacctcctctcctctaggtgtagaggatgccccctgtctatggtgatggtagaacctcctctcctccaggtgtagaggataccccctgtctatggtgatggtagagcctcctctcctctaggtgtagaggatgcccctgtctatggtgatggaagaacctcctctcctctaggtgtagaggatgccccctgtctatggtgatggtagaacctcctcccctctaggtgtagaggatgccccctgtctatggtgatggtagtacctcctctcctctaggtgtagaggatgccccctgtctatggtgatggaagaacctcctctcctctaggtgtagaggatgtcccctgtctatggtgatggtagagcctcctctcctctaggtgtagaggatgtcccctgtctatggtgatggaagaacctcctctcctctaggtgtagaggatgtcccctgtctatggtgatggtagaacctcctctcctctagttgtagaggatgccccctgtctatggtgatggtagaacctcctctcctctaggtgtagaggatgtcccctgtctatggtgatggaagaacctcctctcctctaggtgtagaggatgtcccctgtctatggtgatggtagagcctcctctcctctaggtgtagaggatgtcccctgtctatggtgatggaagaacctcctctcctctaggtgtagaggatgtcccctgtctatggtgatggtagaacctcctctcctctaggtgtagaggatgtcccctgtctatggtgatggtagaaccacctctcctctagatgtagaggatgccctctgtctatggtgatggtggaaccacctctcctctagatgtagagaatGCTCTTGAGGTGTAACTGTCCAGCGCCCCTTTCCTGATCAAATTTATATGCGTCTTAAAGGTGAGAATTATCTTGGTTGAAAGACCAtcggaaaaaaaaaccttctgatGTTCCAAATGGTGCCTCTGTGAAACAGTCATTCAGATACCAAATGGGTCAAGTATACatgatacttgtagttctacaAAACAAGCTGTAGAAGTATAGAAGTCACATGACGACTTCTCTTCCAGAATGCCACCACCAGGTTTGGTGGACAGCTATGGGTGTTATCGTCAGTATAGTAACCTCCTAACATAGTTTAATTGCCCAAAGGCAAATCACTCCCTTCTTCTCAAAGCCACAAAAGTTCACATGACTATTCTTTTAATTTCCTGGTCATTACAGGGGTTTCCTGTTACTATGAAATATGCCCTCACCTTAATTCCCAGATGTAAATCACTGCATTCTTTCTTTGTATAAGATTTAgattgttatatttttatatatctatttttatcttatattgtatttatattaTCTTTATATTATATTTCAAATTTTCTGAATGCAGCCTGcactgtaaagcatggaggataaTATTCAGTATTTAATGGTTCAGTATTTGATGGGGATAAGCTGCATTACCAAGTACAGCCACTATACACTGTACGGCGCTGTGCATGATAAGTAGTCCAGAAGCCGTGGGGCTTAAGCAAATGCTGAAATCTTTTCCAACAGTTCATCTTACGGGTGCCATGTGTTAGACACTCACCAATTAATAAAAGCAATGCTAGAGCAACCTTCAAATTGAATATTAACCAGATCAtgtcaatcacatgtgttataggCCCCTCCCCTTTTACGATACCATTCAACCAATCAGCAGAGCCAAGCATGGTAACTCCACCTCCTAAGAAACAAGAATTGTCGCTTTTTGACCAATATTTTACCTCTTTGACCACCATTTTTATGTGTGATTCTTGTGGTTGTATCCATATACTCCGTAAGACAAGACCTTGTACGGAAGACCTCATGTTCATGGGACATGGTCCCTTTAAATATCCACCACATCTTGTATATGTTTACTTGAGGATTACTTTCTGTAGACATTTTCTAGTTCAGCAGAGTGTACAAAGCTAACACTGGAAAGTCCAGCAGAGCGGGCGCCTCCCCATAACCGTCATCCTCCAGCGTGGAGGACCCCCCGACCAGATCTTAGACGATCTCCTCAAGAACGTGGCTGCAACATGGAAAGGAAGACTGAGACAGACACCAAAGACCCCAAGCCGCCCCCTGAATGCCCTCCCTACTCCATATACCCATTGACCTACATTAACCTGGGTAGCCCCCCACCATACAGCTTACACCCCAGCTACAGCGGGGCACCTCAGTCATACCAGACTCAACCACCGGCTTACGTGGTGACAAATCAACCCTACATGGTGGCCCCTACTCCACCAGTCATCAGGGACCACCTCCACTGGTCCATCATCAACCTGATCTTCTGTAACGTATTCCTTGGGATCTTCGCCGTTGTATTTTCTGCTAAGGTAAGTTACACTTAACAGCCACATCTTTGCTCTGTCTCTAAAATTCTCCATACACTTCAACTTCTTTCTCAATTCTGATCGCCAAATAGAATCCAAGAACTACAGTAAAGACTGACAGACGCATAAATGTGGTAGATGATCGATAAATATAACAATGGCAGCTCAGGAATCCTAGTAAATGCAGTTATGTAGATGTAATTAGTATAATTCTAGTAGTTATGTAACAGGACATAGAAGAGCGAAGGCGAAATATACCGGAAAAACGCGTTCTGCCGGGATCAAGGCCAACGTCAGGTCACAGCCGCATCATCACTCCTACTGATTGATACCTATTTGTTCTTCCATGAGaaacaggaaaaaaagaaaagtcaCACAAGTGACGACAGACAGGAGTAGAAAGCAATGTACAGGATGAGAGGCAAGTTCTGTATGTGTGGTCAGTCATGGTACAGACCCCCAACAATGACATATGGTGGACCACCCAACCCAGAGCAAGAAATATACAAAATCTTATAAATACATTGggtacagaaaatattcagacaCCTTTAAATTTTGATCTTtggttcattgcagccaattggtaagatcaattgTTTGTTCATTTTTTGCCCATttatgtgcactctgtccccatcctgacaaaaaacagaaatgtagatatttttgctaatttattcaaCTAGAAAAACTCaagtatcacatggtcataagtattcaggccctttgctgtgacactcacacGCTGtcgatttccttctgatcctccttgagatggtcctATTCCTTCATCGGAGTcctgctgtgtttaattaaactaattggacttaataaggaaaggcacacatctgtctatataagacctcatagtgcatgtcagagcacatgagaatcatgaggtctaaggaactgccctaggagctcagagacagaattgtggcaaggcacagaactgaccatggttacaaaagaatttctgtagcactcaaggttactaagagcacagtggccttcataatccttaaaGAGTTTGGGATGAACACAGCTCTTTCCTGACCTGGCCGTCCCAACTAAGCACTCGTGGGAGAAGAGCTTtggtgagagaagtaaagaagaaccccaagatcactgtggctga comes from Engystomops pustulosus chromosome 6, aEngPut4.maternal, whole genome shotgun sequence and encodes:
- the LOC140065607 gene encoding interferon-induced transmembrane protein 2-like, whose product is MERKTETDTKDPKPPPECPPYSIYPLTYINLGSPPPYSLHPSYSGAPQSYQTQPPAYVVTNQPYMVAPTPPVIRDHLHWSIINLIFCNVFLGIFAVVFSAKTRSSIRFGHSAAASSYSRTAAALNIIGVILGVSTHIIWISWIIYWALTREVKTGSFHGRSENNHYDNYDHYNG